GTTTTTCGGATATACGTTAGATGGCGATGTTTTAACGTTTTCAAGAAGCGGCTCGGACATAACGGGCTCGATTCTTGCAAATGGCGTCAAAGCCGACTTGTATGAAAATTTTACCGATGTGGATGCCGTTTATGCGGTTAATCCAAATGTGGTTCCCAATCCGAAGGGGATCAGGGAATTAACCTATCGCGAAATGCGTGAGCTTTCTTATGCCGGTTTCTCGGTATTCCATGATGAAGCGCTCATTCCAGCCTTCCGGGCAGGAATACCCGTTCATATTCAAAATACGAACAACCCAGCGGCACAAGGGACTCGCATTGTGAGTACCCGCGATAATACGAATGGACCGGTCATTGGAATTGCGAGTGACAAGGGATTTTGCAGTATTTATGTCAGTAAATATTTAATGAACCGAGAAGTCGGCTTTGGCCGAAAGCTGCTGCATATCCTTGAAGATTATGGAGTTGCTTATGAGCATATTCCATCGGGAATTGACGATGTGACACTGATTCTGAGACAGGACCAGATGAAGGGCGATTCCGAGAAAAAAATCATTACGCGAATCATGCAAGAGCTGCATGCCGACGAAGTGATTGTGGAGCATAACTTGGCGTTGATCATGGTGGTGGGCGAAGGTATGCGGCATAATGTCGGAACGACGGCAAGAGCCTCGAAAGCGTTGGCGGATGCCAAGGTCAATATCGAAATGATCAACCAAGGTTCTTCGGAGGTAAGCATGATGTTCGGCGTCAAGGAACACAGTGAAGAGATGGCCATCCAGGCATTGTATCACGAGTTTTTTTGATGATTCATATTTAGGGCCCTCTTTAACAAGAGAGGCCTTTTTACTGCTGCCAAACTTTCTTACCGTAAATGAAATGGCGAAGTCTGGAAGATGAAAATTTAGGTCATTGGCTGCGGGATTTTGGATGTCTTGAAGGAGACTTATAGGTTGACTACCCAGGACTATGGCGGTTAGTAAAAGGGAGCATGTAGAAGAGGGATGTGATTTATAAATCGCGAATAATCATAGCGAGTGGGGATATTTCATTTATGTCCTTTATTTTCAGCTATAATTTAGGCATGATTAAGCGAGAGAAAATGAAAGAGGGCGGACGATATGAGTATGTGGTTAATAAATCTTCGGATAGTCATGTTCTTGATGATTAGCTTTTTCTATTACTGGAGGTTGCCTGAATCCGATGCTTCTAGATGGTTTGTCGTAGTGGCGGCTGTAGGTTTTATCCTTAATCATTTTTTGATATTTCATAAGGAATCATTTACTTATAAACTGCGGATCATCTATCTGGATGGAATACTTAGTTTTGGATTCGGTTTTTTGTTTCAGAAGTCCACTCTCTATTTGATCATGGTTGGCGTGGTAACCATTACCTTGTTCATTATTGTCTCAGATTTCAAGAAACTTAAGTTATACTCTCTGATTATAGTCTTACTGTGGCTAATGGTTATGGGCACAACCTATTTTCAATCAGGGAAACTGGACATCATTGATAACTTGTCGAGCATCTCGTTTGTAGCGTTTTCAGCTATCGTTGGTGATTTGATCAGGAAACTTATTGAAGCTAGAGACGTGATGAGTGAACAATTCCTGCAATTGAATGTAGCGCATGAGGAGCTATCAGCGGCCCATCAACAACTGCAATCATACTCGCAAGAAGTTGAGGAAGCGGCTAGAATCAGAGAACGAAATCGAATTGCTCGGGAGATTCATGATACCGTCGGACATAAGATGACGGCTTTATTTGTCCAAATGGAACTTGCGGATGAACTAATCAAATATGACTTGGTTAAAACGAAGGATACGCTGAAAGTTTGCAGGGATTTGGCTCAGGGGGCGTTGGAAGAGGTCCGTTTTTCCGTCCGGGCATTGAAGGTGGAAGAGGAAGCAGCCTTTTTACCAAGTGTACGCAGATTACTTGATGATTTTTACCAATCAACAAGCTTGAGGTCGACTCTTGATTTAAGAGGTGATCCAAGCAACATACCAAGCGCACTTCAGCTAACGATCATTCGGCTGATACAAGAGAGTTTAACGAATGCAAAGCGCCATGGTGATGCATCGATGAGTGCAATCAAGCTTGATTGTTTGCCAGAAAAGGTTTTGATTAATATTGAAGACAACGGTAAAGGTACAAGCGTGATCATTCCTGGGTTTGGATTAAAAAACATGAAAGACCGAATCTTTGAAATGGGTGGCGAGTTATTATACGAAAGTGCAGTGAACCAGGGATTTCGCATATTTGTTGAGTTTCCGCTGATCGAAAAAAAATGGGTTGTAGGAGGGACGTCATGATAACGGTATTGATTGCTGATGATCAATCACTTATACGGGAGGGGTTAGCCGCGCTTTTGAATTTACGTCCTGAACTTGACGTGATTGGGCTTGCGAGCAATGGAATGGAAGCCTATGAAATTTCCTTGGAAAGGGAGCCTGACATTGTTCTCATGGACATCAGGATGCCTGGGATAAATGGTGTCGAAGGTACTAGGTTAATCACATCTCAGCTTCCAAATACGAAAGTGCTGGTGCTGACGACTTTCCAGGATAGCGAGCTCATTTTCTCTGCGCTTGAAGAAGGAGCAAGTGGGTATTTGCTGAAAGATATGTCAGCAGACATGATTTCAAATGCAATCAAGACCGTTCAATCAGGAGGAATGGTACTTCCGCCGGAGGTCACCATTCACATGCTGCAAGAGTTAAAGAGAAATAATGAAACGAAGGTGAACATTCAGCCTGCTGTTCTTCGTGAACTAACAAAGCGGGAGCATGATGTCCTGAGGAATCTTGGCTATGGTAAAAGTAATAAGGAAATTGCAGCTGCCTTGTCAATTACCGAAGGAACCGTGAAAAACCATGTTTCGAATATAATCAGTAAACTGGAATTGCGTGATCGAACTCAGGCAGCCGTCTTTGCCGTTCGGTATCGGATTACCACGTTTTCAGAGTGAAGGAACAATCGCTCAATTTATAGATGACTTTCAGCATAGCTGAAGGTCATTTTTTTTTGAACTTCTACCCTGAGGCAGATGGATTATTTTTAACTTAAACATATGATTAAGAGAAATTGGATAATTAGGAGGAATGAATAGATGCTCGAGGTAAGGGGAATTAAAAAATCATTTGGAAAGAAAGTCGT
This genomic stretch from Peribacillus muralis harbors:
- a CDS encoding aspartate kinase, coding for MKVAKFGGSSLASGEQIKKVFEIVTADPERKFVVVSAPGKRNSDDIKVTDLLIEAAKQQLRGDNGEPLIEDVVARYGNIAKELDISEEVITAIRENLQALLHADQSEPKRYLDALKASGEDNNAKLIAAYFQRCGVEAQYINPNKAGLIVSDEDGFTQVLPESYDRLYNLHDVPGIVVFPGFFGYTLDGDVLTFSRSGSDITGSILANGVKADLYENFTDVDAVYAVNPNVVPNPKGIRELTYREMRELSYAGFSVFHDEALIPAFRAGIPVHIQNTNNPAAQGTRIVSTRDNTNGPVIGIASDKGFCSIYVSKYLMNREVGFGRKLLHILEDYGVAYEHIPSGIDDVTLILRQDQMKGDSEKKIITRIMQELHADEVIVEHNLALIMVVGEGMRHNVGTTARASKALADAKVNIEMINQGSSEVSMMFGVKEHSEEMAIQALYHEFF
- a CDS encoding sensor histidine kinase — protein: MSMWLINLRIVMFLMISFFYYWRLPESDASRWFVVVAAVGFILNHFLIFHKESFTYKLRIIYLDGILSFGFGFLFQKSTLYLIMVGVVTITLFIIVSDFKKLKLYSLIIVLLWLMVMGTTYFQSGKLDIIDNLSSISFVAFSAIVGDLIRKLIEARDVMSEQFLQLNVAHEELSAAHQQLQSYSQEVEEAARIRERNRIAREIHDTVGHKMTALFVQMELADELIKYDLVKTKDTLKVCRDLAQGALEEVRFSVRALKVEEEAAFLPSVRRLLDDFYQSTSLRSTLDLRGDPSNIPSALQLTIIRLIQESLTNAKRHGDASMSAIKLDCLPEKVLINIEDNGKGTSVIIPGFGLKNMKDRIFEMGGELLYESAVNQGFRIFVEFPLIEKKWVVGGTS
- a CDS encoding response regulator, which encodes MITVLIADDQSLIREGLAALLNLRPELDVIGLASNGMEAYEISLEREPDIVLMDIRMPGINGVEGTRLITSQLPNTKVLVLTTFQDSELIFSALEEGASGYLLKDMSADMISNAIKTVQSGGMVLPPEVTIHMLQELKRNNETKVNIQPAVLRELTKREHDVLRNLGYGKSNKEIAAALSITEGTVKNHVSNIISKLELRDRTQAAVFAVRYRITTFSE